A stretch of DNA from Channa argus isolate prfri chromosome 7, Channa argus male v1.0, whole genome shotgun sequence:
TCTTCTCTTAACTTGGACAGGAatttcatcttttgtttcatctttccctttttcctctcttgttTCTGTTGGTTGGACTTTCTGTTTCCCTTTGGTAAGTTTGGAGCTGTTGCTTGAATCACTCTCTGTATTTTCCAGCAACATTCTTTTTCTTCCTATTCTTTTGTCTTTAGCCTGACTTCCATTAGGTTGTCCTTGTGGCACTACAGTTTCACTCACCACTGCTCGGACCCTAACAGTTCTTTTAGACTGAGGTAAATCCTCACTATCATGACATGCCTCCGTATTTGTCTGGTCTTTGTCGTCTGAAGCAGCCAGTTCAGAGGCATTTTCACTGGCTTGCTGTCGCCTCCTTGTGGTAGTAGCCAGCTGAGAGTCTGCCTCCTCTTTGTCATCCTCCTGAAAAATGACAGAGGATGCCTCTGCTTTTTTGCCCTTCTGGCCTCTGGTTGCAGGTTTGGCAGTTGGATTCTGATTACTCTGACTAATGACAAAAGGGATGGAGTCTGGCTCCgtttttctccctcttccaCGCTGcctgcctcctcttcctctgactTGAAAGCTGGAGCTAGAAACCTCAGAGTAGAGGGTATTGGAGGAGTTAGACCTTGAACGAAGTCCCAGTGGAGAACTTTCTTGTTGTGATGACCCCCCAGCTGCTGTCCTCCTTCTATTGCTGCTTCTGGCAATGGCTGCCTCGGGTGGCTCGCTGGCCCTCTTCACTCCTCTGCCTCGACCTCTCCCCCTGCTATCCTGTGGGTTTATGCTTGAAGCAGATCTCTCAGAGCTGACCGAGTTAGAGGAGTTGGAGCGAGATCTGGTTCTCCTCGCTGGGACGTCTTGATCTGGCTGTATAGTAATTGTTCTTCTGGCTGCTCTTCGACCTCTTATTGGTACATTGGGCTCGTTCTGTTCTTCcatgttttcctctttctcttgtctttgtttttccttggCCTCTCTTTCTATCTCCAGTCTCTCCCTTTCAAGTTTCTTGAGTTGTAGTTCCCTCTTTTCTGCatccaatttttctttttcttcctgttcctttcttttaattttttctatctctctgctttttaatttctcattttgtctttctgccTTTTCATACTCTGATCTTTCTTTATTCTGCTTTATTTCCCTTTcaaatttttcttctttttccctaAATACCCGATCAtatctttccttttctccttgctcctttgtctctttctctgctctctcGTGTTCAAGTTTTATGTTCTCAGCATTTTCAGCTTTCAGTCTCTcttgttctttcttctctttttctatcCTTTCTGATTGTTCTTGTTGATATGCTTTGTGTTGCCTTTCTGTGTCCCCCtgttctccttctctttcatcCTCCTccattttttgtctttcctgcTGCCCAGGGTTGACAGCCcctttctcctctccctctttaccTTTAGGTTTCTGCTTTTTTAAGCTGTTACTTTCAGTAGGCCTTTCATTTGATAACTGTTCTTCCACTTCCTTatcatttttctctttccttgtGGATTTGTTTCCTCTAACCCTAGGTTtctctacctcctcctcttcttcatgaGGCCTGGATTtcactctctgctctctgttagTTGGCAAAGCTTTAGTCTTCCCCCTTGTGTGAGTCTTTAGAATGTCACAGCCCTTAGCCTGCTGTTCTTCGTGTAATTTTTCCAGTGTTCttcctttatttataaaggTGACTCCACTGGTTCCAGCTTCAGACCACCTCCCCATTACCCTCTTAGGCTGCCCAACATTTGTTGTTGCTAAGTGTTGTATTTCATCGGTAGAGACATCAGAATTTGTCAGAAGTTGTATCTCCCCTTCTTCAAGTCCCCTTCCCGTTCTTCTTTTTCGAAAACCTACAATTAAGTCTTGACCCCTTTCTTTATCTTCTACTGTATTCATTGGTTGAGTTTCAATAGCAGTTTTATCTTCTTCATTTTGGGGACCTGGAACTGTGATGTCACTTTCACATTCCTCATTTCCACTTATAGCCATGGCCTGAGCTTCACAAACATCAGTGTGCATGAACTGGGTTTCCGAATTAGTGAGAGGTTGTGTCTGCTCTTCCTCAAGCTGCAGTggctttgcttttcttcttcgTGGATCTGGAAATGAGTCCTCGTCATCACATTTATCATCACTTTCTTCATCTTCTAAGTTGTCTATTGGCTGAGTTTCAGCTATAGACAGGACTTCACTAAAGAGTCTCTGGTGAGTTTGAAGTActgttgcattttcttttctttcttctgtttccGTCTGTGTTCTGGACTTAACTTGTTGAACAATAGAAGCAGGCTTGTCTGTTGCCATTATCTCTTCTTCCTCAAAGAGAGAGATGGGTTGGGTTTCAGCTATGGCAAGAGTAGATGAGGTGGGACACTTTAAAGGCTCAGCCTCAGCCGCTGTGTTTTCTGTATCATCCTTACCGGTTTCATCTTCTGAATCACTGCAGGGCTCTGAAATATACGCCTGTGTTGCTTCTAGGGCCAAATCTACCTGGGCTTGTTCTTCTGGAATTACTGAACCTCTGGCAGGCTCTACATCCAATCCAAAGGCCTGTGTAGCTTCCAAATTTGGAGCTTTTTCTGCAGATGTTCTCTCTGAAGTTGAGATTGCTGCATATGCTTGGATATCTTCCACATATCTATTCACAGGGAGAAATGTTTGGGTGCTCTCCATGGCCAGAACTTGGGCCTGACATTGCAAGTGGCTGCTGTCAGACAATCCTAGCTGGCAAGATTCTCCATGGCTGGAATTGTCATCTTTTCCGTCATCAGAATACTCAAGGTCAAAGGCTTGGGTGGGGTCTTTGATGTGGTCATCTCGAGGGTTACCCTGGCAGTTTCTGGTGTGAAGAATAAAGGACTGTGTCTCTGCCACAACAAAGTCCTCGTCCTCTTGGCTGTCTGAGCAGGATAATGCTATACCAAGGAGACAACATAGACAAAGTAAGAAAGTTTATGCAAGGTTAAATAAGTAATATTGTTATGTGcaataagaacattttaaaagtaatttgctTACATCTATTTGGAACTAAAGAGGGACTCAGGAATGCCTGGGTTTCCATGTTTGCAACTTCTCCTTCtaaaaccatttcaaaagaaaaatagcaattaaaaatgtgttaaaatgccCAACCCAAATACAGTAGATCAAGGTGTATACTGAAATTGAGAAAAACAGTTATACTTTACCTGCAAATATAAACTAAATTGTTTGTGCCTTTCAAGCATATCTTGATATCTAgttatgtataaaaatgtattatggcAGCCCAGTTCACCCTCCCCCTGCTCAACTATGCTCTACTGTCTGCTACATTCTGCCATTAAGGGTTAGAcaatcaaattacaataaataagaatgctgcaAATCCTTGAAATCCTCCGACTGGTTAGAAGTGCCAGGCTTGCTCTTTTAAACTTCTTTAACGTTTAGAAGCAATTTGGGACATATATGTCTACTAAGTATTTatgaaaaagttacatactgtaactttaatttgTCAATTTGAAAACCTATTACCTGAAAGCTGAAGAGGTGTGGAGCAGTTCTGCAGCAGGGGAAGGAGCAACCCAGGTGATTTTTCTCTGCATAGGTCAGGGATCTGGTCTTCACCTGGTATATCTGCCTTGTTATTCTCCACATCTGTAACATTATCGACTCTTCGGTCAGCTTGATTGTCCATATCCCTAGCAGAGAGCACACTGGATTCATCCACATCTGTGTTTACATCGGAATCTGACAGAGGGGCATCTGACACGATAGCAGGAGAGACTGACAAATTTGTTACAGCAACAGGTATAGCCACAAGACAGTTATCTTCCACATCTGTGTCACTGTCAGGACGAATATTTAACTCAGCTTCTGCATCTGCAGTACTACTTGATTCTGTGGCAGAAAACACCATCTTGGGTTTACTGAGAGATGGGGTTGGTATTGCTTCATCATCTGTGTCACTGTCTAGATGCAGCCTAGGAGCAGCAGGGGTGGATTTAGATGCAACTGACTTTTCATCTAATCTGGTGTGACATGCATCTATTTTAGAGCttggtttacatttttcatactctcctcctttcatttcttcttcaaCATCTGTGTCACTGTCTAGGTAGAATTCTTTTGGCTGTGTTGAAGAGTCAGCAATTTGTGTGCTTTGAAATGACATAGGTTTTGCTTTTGTGGGAGCATCTGACACAGCAGTGTCATCGTCCACATCAGTGTCACTGTCATTAGAGACTCCCTCAGGCTGAATGGTCAGAACAACATGAGGAGGTTTGCTATTGTCATTGGAGCTAGGCACAGTTTTAAGGGCTCTGTATGAGGTGTCTTCATTATCTGTATCACTGTCCATATGAA
This window harbors:
- the mdc1 gene encoding mediator of DNA damage checkpoint protein 1; its protein translation is MDSTQMLSDSILESDDEENEQENENKRRRPLAKLYILKNQHMPETEFPLFVGDNVLGRDPNSCTLPLPAPSVSKQHAIISISVYRRRRSHSEVDIEALVWDLGSMNGTHKGRIKLTPNVRYALSDGDSLVVADIPCQYVSCAVNTVLSQEDMRTPVSRNLGSGVKARLPNASGETSGNTSIGSKKCVNSTLKAGMSLTHTPVKTSCLSFEQTPTQPQGTLVPESDSDSDDEIRGGGARGHKPLVSDSDSHKSSPICSTFLSPTNKIVPESEDESPITPSSSTKNSPLKDVSLNKEETDLNEGQQQQTKTQALTILEDSEEDQGKEEERVTPEGTEFDKNGQHAAAKQERNVSLTGDELPVPPPEIFAHATPVFNMENDTDTEGEEERVTSASLVSFNQVSQPPNTDQFHMDSDTDNEDTSYRALKTVPSSNDNSKPPHVVLTIQPEGVSNDSDTDVDDDTAVSDAPTKAKPMSFQSTQIADSSTQPKEFYLDSDTDVEEEMKGGEYEKCKPSSKIDACHTRLDEKSVASKSTPAAPRLHLDSDTDDEAIPTPSLSKPKMVFSATESSSTADAEAELNIRPDSDTDVEDNCLVAIPVAVTNLSVSPAIVSDAPLSDSDVNTDVDESSVLSARDMDNQADRRVDNVTDVENNKADIPGEDQIPDLCREKSPGLLLPLLQNCSTPLQLSEGEVANMETQAFLSPSLVPNRSLSCSDSQEDEDFVVAETQSFILHTRNCQGNPRDDHIKDPTQAFDLEYSDDGKDDNSSHGESCQLGLSDSSHLQCQAQVLAMESTQTFLPVNRYVEDIQAYAAISTSERTSAEKAPNLEATQAFGLDVEPARGSVIPEEQAQVDLALEATQAYISEPCSDSEDETGKDDTENTAAEAEPLKCPTSSTLAIAETQPISLFEEEEIMATDKPASIVQQVKSRTQTETEERKENATVLQTHQRLFSEVLSIAETQPIDNLEDEESDDKCDDEDSFPDPRRRKAKPLQLEEEQTQPLTNSETQFMHTDVCEAQAMAISGNEECESDITVPGPQNEEDKTAIETQPMNTVEDKERGQDLIVGFRKRRTGRGLEEGEIQLLTNSDVSTDEIQHLATTNVGQPKRVMGRWSEAGTSGVTFINKGRTLEKLHEEQQAKGCDILKTHTRGKTKALPTNREQRVKSRPHEEEEEVEKPRVRGNKSTRKEKNDKEVEEQLSNERPTESNSLKKQKPKGKEGEEKGAVNPGQQERQKMEEDEREGEQGDTERQHKAYQQEQSERIEKEKKEQERLKAENAENIKLEHERAEKETKEQGEKERYDRVFREKEEKFEREIKQNKERSEYEKAERQNEKLKSREIEKIKRKEQEEKEKLDAEKRELQLKKLERERLEIEREAKEKQRQEKEENMEEQNEPNVPIRGRRAARRTITIQPDQDVPARRTRSRSNSSNSVSSERSASSINPQDSRGRGRGRGVKRASEPPEAAIARSSNRRRTAAGGSSQQESSPLGLRSRSNSSNTLYSEVSSSSFQVRGRGGRQRGRGRKTEPDSIPFVISQSNQNPTAKPATRGQKGKKAEASSVIFQEDDKEEADSQLATTTRRRQQASENASELAASDDKDQTNTEACHDSEDLPQSKRTVRVRAVVSETVVPQGQPNGSQAKDKRIGRKRMLLENTESDSSNSSKLTKGKQKVQPTETREEKGKDETKDEIPVQVKRRGRASSAQGKKIARELPPKVELQEEGEKFEVETVEKREKGRPSAVQSKRQEVQEDNTGTSVQDAKAATLKPRTPTSSVSRKRQTSLDSSPVAKTPRSSSASPAAAAGGRLRVASQSYKVLFTGVVDEAGERVLARLGGSMAKGVADMNCLVTDKVRRTVKFLCAVAKGIPIVTTHWLEKSGKAGSFLPPDAFVVKDPEQEKKFSFSLQDSLRTASSQPLLQGYEIHITKSVKPEPVQMKDIISCSGATFLPRMPSSHKPQTVVISCEEDRLLCGPAVSASLPVFTAEFVLTGILQQKLDFQSYTLSLPTANLPPTGGKGRSRKKT